CCGCCTCAAGATGCGGGAGTCCGGAATGTAGTCGGAGAGGTAGATATCCTCCTTGAAGCCATCGTAGCCTATAACCGCTGACCGGGGAAAGGCGCGGGCAAAATTGTTGTAGCAGGCCTGCGGGACCACTGTAAAGGTGGCCATTCCCTTATACTTAGACTCCATATCCTGGATGAATGACCTTTTCTGGTAGAACTTTAGATCATTGTCACAGAAGTTGATGCTCTTCTTCTTTTTTAACCCTGAGACTAATACGCTCATGCCGTTCTCGAAAGATAGGTTCACGTCGAAATCTAATCGTCGGCCAATGAGATTCATGGTCCTGATGCCCATGAACAGCCACTTACCCAAGGTGTGGTGACCGTCCGAGCCGACCGTCTGCCCGGTTATACCTTCAAGATGTGCCAGACCTATTGTCTCCGCCCGGTTCCTTAAGGTAACGAGGTGCTCGTACCCTTTCAAACGAGACAGGATGGGTCTGAAGAAGTGCACGTCCGATGGGTTGATAATGTCTATCCATAAGGTCTGACCATCATGCTTGGCAATGCTCCCTATCGCCTCTGGCTCCTTTATCTCGATGACTTCAGAGTTCTCCCTTTCCTCGTACCTGTGTTCAACTGGATGCAGCGATTCCGTCTGGAACCGCGGTTTGAACATATCACATCCTCCACCCCAAGTAACATCATGCTTGATCACTTACAGTAATTATTCGCTTCTGAATACCTCCGGCTTATAGATCGTAACTATCGTCGATTGCCTTCGGCAGCATCACTCTATAAGGAATAGGTGCCGCTTATCTCATGTCCCCCTATTTCCTGAGTGACCAGCATCAACGTGCTTGGTGCGTCCGCCAATTATACCGCATATGTTCATTTCTATTCCCCCTGTGCAAGGTTTCCCGATCCTGCACAGTCTATCCGTCCCATGAACTCTCTTTGAGTATCATTTACTTATAACTAATTTATATCATATCTGGATTTATAAATTGATCCGCTTACTGAGCGCTCACTTTCTAGCGATACGGTCGCAATATGATTTTCTCGACTATGCACCGCTAAATAGGTAAAGTTCACAAATAAGTTAGGAGGCTAGGATGAAGCTGAGACTCCGTTTGAAGGGAACTTACTATCCTCGACGCGCGGGTCCGTCGATCCTCCCTAACGCTGAAACGCCGCTGAGCATCCCCACCTATGAAGGTTCGAATCAGGTGGTCCACCCCTCGGTCATCGATTTCTCGCTCGAGCATGGCATCCCACAGTGGCACGGATACCGTTACTGGATGGTACTGACCCCGTTCCCGTACAGCAACGACTCCTTCGAGAACCCATCCCTTTTCGTCAGCAATGACGGTATCGTGTGGACAGTACCTCCGAACGTGAAAAACCCACTCGCCACCGCGCCCGGTGGCATGAGAGCGGGCTTCAATAGCGATCCCGACATGGTCTATGATCCTGACGCAGACGAGGTCCGCATCTACTACCGCTTCACCTCCAAAGAGCAAATGACGCTGAGGATGATCCGCATCTCCGATGTTACCAGCGCACCGGTGGACGTGATAAAATATTCCCCGTGGAAGGAGGTGGACAACAACTTCCGCTCCCCGTGCATATGGAGAGAGTCAACGGACCGGTGGCATATGTGGGGAGGTGGCAGAGAGAGAGCGCCGTACGGGATCTTCTATCGGTTCAGCAGGGATGGTATCTCGTGGGAGCGCCCACAGCAGTGCGTCGATGACCTAGGCGGTGATCCCTTCGTTCGTTCAGGTTTCACCAACTGGCATATGTCATGCAAGCCCGATCGTAGCGAGGGCAGGGCAGTGTTCCTCAGCTGTGCTTACCCTCTTGAGAGTATAGGCCTGGGCGTCATCCTGCATGCCGAGTGTAAGAACGAGTATCCGACCACCTTAACGACGCCGATAAACCGACCGGTCCTGCTACCGACAGAGAGCGGCTGGGATAACGAGACGCTATACAGGTGCAGCTTCACCCTCGGTCCGGGAAATGATCATTACAACATCTGGTACTCTGCCAGGTCCAAGAACGGCGTGTGGAAGTTGGGGCGAACATCTGGCTACGTGCGGATGGGATGACATACGTGTGTTACTTTAAACACCGCTATTTGAAACAAATCAAAAGGATAATAGATGAGCAGTCACAATCGAAAAAAAGGGGGGCGATCTGTTCAAGAGGTGGACGTTCAGGGATAAGCTCGATGAGCTTAGCAAGGGATCGTTAGCGGACATCATTGACACCTACAAGACGCTGGTCAGCGAGGATTACATTCTCGCGGAGTGGTACTCTGTCGTCAGGAACTGGGGCGATAGTCTAAATCCCGTGCTCATCGAAGCCCTCTCCAAGAAGAAGCCCTTACTGTTCCGGAACTTCCTGAACGTCTACGATAGGCCGGTGTACATGGTCGTGGGGAGCCTACTTCATACACCCCGTGTGAAGAACGCTCAGGTGTGGGGCACAGGGCTCATCTCCGATGCAGAAGTGGTTGTCGCGAAACCGAGGAAAATCTTCGCGGTCAGAGGCCCCCGGACGAGGGAGATGTTGCTGAAACAAGATATCTCCTGCCCCAAGGTGTTCGGTGATCCCGCGCTCCTTTTCCCCTCCATATACTGTCCAGATGTGATGAAAGAGTATAGACTGGGGATAATACCTCATTACATGGACACTTCCTCCCCGCTCCTGAGCGGGTATAGGAACGTGGAAGGGGTCAAGATCATCGACGTGGCCAGCGACGTCCACGAGTTCGTCCGCGATGTCTGCAGCTGTCGGGCGATCGCCTCGAGCTCGCTGCACGGCTGCATCGCGGCTGATGCGTACCACATACCCTCCCTGTGGATCAAGATAACGGGCAACATAAGAGGTAAGGACTTCAAGTTCCACGATTATTATGAGAGCATCGGACATGAGAATGCAACTCCGTTCTCATTGGCCTCGGCCGAGGATGCTGATGAGCTTGTTGATGAATGCCAGATAAAGGAGATCAATCTTGATCTCGCAGAGCTCAGGAACGCGTGCCCCTTCCTTGCCGAATAGATCATGTGTTATTACTGAGAAGGAATGCTCCAAATGTTAACGATACACCATCCAGAAGTGATAGAGCGCGAGAATGAGACGATCCTCCAGGCAAGGATCGAGTCCAAGGAACTTGACGAGGTGCTGTGGTTCTCCACGTCGAGTGAGTACGGCAGGTTCCTGTGCCATGAGAGGGGTGATGCGTTCCTCGTAGCCCTGTTCTTGTACGCGATGAGGCGAGGGATGGATATCACGGTCGAGGCCCCCGTGTCCGAGCGCCTATACTACATGCTGACCAAACACCTTATGCCGACCATCACCACGATCTTTCCACACTGCCACCTCGTCAAGGTACACTGCCCGCTGGACGAGGGGCACCTTGACTCCGCCGGTGCGGTGGGGGTGGGGTTCAGTTGCGGCGTGGACTCGATGTACACCATCTCAAAGCACACCAAGGAGGACTGTCCTCAAAGCCGCAAGCTGACCCATTTGGCGTTCTTCAACGTCGGCGCCAGCGGGGACTTCGGAGGTGATGTTGCCCGCGACCTGTTCCGCCGGGGCGCGGAGGCGGTCCGACCGTGCGCCGAGGAATTGGGACTTCCCATGGTCACATTGGATTCCAACCTCAGCGAGATACTGATGATGAACTATGTAGCGACCTACGTGTATCGCAATGCCGCCGCGGTGCTGGCACTTCAGAAGCTGTTCAACGTCTATTACTTCTCCTCCGGTTACTCCCTACGCCAGTTCGAGTTGAGCCCCGCAGACTCCGGCCACTATGACTTCTACTCGCTCAGCATGCTGTCGACCAACGATACCGAGCTGGTCATGTCCGGCGAGACGTTATCGCGGCTGGAGAAGACCGATGTAGTATCTGAGTACCCTCTCTCGTATAGACATCTATGCGTATGTGTCCGCGCGGAGAGGAACTGCTCGCGGTGCTTCAAGTGCCAGAGGACCATGGTGACCCTCGATGTGCTCGGGAAGCTGGACCGCTACGGCGCAGTGTTCGATCTGGATCACTACCAGGCTCACCGTTCGCGGTACATCGGCTCGGTCATCAGCGACCGCAAGGCAGACTCCTATAAGCAGGATATCTATGAGGAGATGGTGCGCCGTAACTTCGCCTTGCCCACTGCTGCCCGAATTTTCCGTTATCCCCTCGCGGCCGCCCACACCGCGCACAGAAGGACACCTCATACGCTCAAGAACGCGTACTGGAAGGTGTTCCGAGTGGGTATGGCTTGCAGCCCCCACTTCGTGAAGGTCCGCTACCGCCGCATGAAGCGACTGTGAAAATAGCAGACAGTGCATACTAAGTGAGGAATACCTATGAGCGACGCCCCCGTCGACATCAAGTTCGCGCAGCGGTTCCCCCGCAACCTCTTGACGAACGTGGTGTACTTCACGTTGAGCATCGTGGTGGGCCTCTTGCTCGTCCCCTTCTTCATAGGCACGCTGGGAACGGCGGCCTACGGATTGATCCCGTTGGCGACTTCGATCACCAGTTACATCACCATCGTGATCGACTCCCTGAACCTCTCCATCTCCAGATACCTGACCGTGGACTTGCAGCGCGGGGACATGGGGAAAGCGAGCGAGACCTTCAGCACCGCCCTCATCGGCATCCTGGCCTTCGTCCTGGTACTGACGCCCTTCCTCCTAGTAGCCGCATGGTACGCCCCCTCGTTCTTCAACATCGGAGATCAGGCAGCCGGGGAGGTGTTCCTGCTATTCGCTATGGTCTTCGGCTCCATGCTGGTCACCGCATGGGGGGCGAGCTTCACGGTGGTGTTGTTCGCTCATAACCGACTGGACCTTCGCAACTACGTGTACACTGTCAACCTGGCAGTGCAGCTCGTTACAGTGGTGTTGTTCTTCCTTTCCCTAGGACCGTCACTAGCACTGGTCGGTCTCTCCTACCTGCTGGCATCGATAGTCTCCGTGGGGGTGGCCGCGTTCCTGGCAAGCCGCGTGTGCCCCGGACTGCGACTTTCTAGGAAGCTGTTCGTGCGCTCGCGTATGCACGAAATATCTATCATGTCATCATGGGTGCTGTTCAACGGCATCGGGCTGCTGCTCAACACCCAGGTCGCCCTGTTCATCGTCAACAAGATCTTCGGTGAGGTCTCTGGCAGCGAGTACGCGCTGGCGGTGGTGTGGGGCTCCCTACTCGTAAGCATTGCCGGCCTGCTGACCAACCTGTTCACCCCCATGACATATTCATACTACGCGCGGCAGGACCATGGTGGTCTGGTCAGCTTTACGACCATGGCGGTCAAGATCAGCGGCCTGTTGATGGCGCTGCCCGTCGCCCTGGTGTGTGTGTTCTCATCGCTGCTGCTGACGCTATGGGTCGGTCCGGAGTTCGCGCACCTCGCGCCCCTAGTGTGGATCCTGGTGGCGCCGGTCATCCTACAGATCATGGTCTCCTGCATCTCGCCGATCACCGTAGCCTACGATAGGGTCAAGGGCCTGGTCTTTCTGACCCTCCCGCTGGGCATCGCAAACATTCTGCTCGCGGTGTTATTCTCCTATACATTGGGTATCGGCATGTACGGTGTAGCCCTCGCCGGCCTGGTGACGCTCATCATCCGCTATGGCCTGGTGAACCCGGTGTTCATCGCCAGCGTCGTCCACGTGCCCCTCCTCACGTACGTCCGGAAGATGTTCTTCGGCGTAGGGGCAGTGGCGCTCCTGTCCTTGGCAGGCATTGTTGTGACCTCGTTGATAGGTGTTACAACGCTTCCGATGCTCCTGATAGTTGCAGGTGTAATCTCTGGAGCGTACCTTCTGATGATGCTCAAGCTGGGCCTGAGCCCCAAGGAAAGGGAACTGATACAATTGAGCCTACCAGGAATGTTGCAGAAAGTGATCCCGGCATGGCTGTTCCACTGATCCCACTTTCTCACATCGGATGGTATCAGATATTTTTTAAAGATCGACAATCGATAGTAAGGTTTAGCTTATTGGTGATGGAGTTAGTGATAGTATTGGTGAACGAATGAAGGATGTTCCAGCTGTATCGGTCGTCATACCCTTGTTCAACAAAGGTCCCTACATCGGCCGCGCGCTGAGATCTGTGTTCAAACAAACCTTTCAGGACCTCGAGGTCATCGTGGTGGATGATGGATCCTCTGACGATGGGGGGAATGTAGTCACCAACTTCAATGATCCGCGGATCACCCTCATAAGACAGGTGAATAGGGGAGTATCAGCAGCGAGGAACAAGGGCATCGCTGCCGCAAGGGCGGAGCTGATCGCTTTCCTGGATGCGGACGATGAGTGGTTCCCAGACCATCTGGAAACACTGATCCGATTGAGGAATAAGTTCCCTCGATCAGGTGCGTACGCGACCGCCGTCCTGTTGAAGACCGAGGGTTCTGAATATAAGATGGCGCCCTTCGCCGAAATACCGAAGGCACCGTGGGAGGGGATCCTGCCGAACTACTTCCGGGCGGCGGCCATGGGCAATCCTCCAGTGTCATCGACCACGGTCGCCATCCCGAGAGCTGTCTTGACGGATATGAAGGGGTTCTCCGAGGAAGCGTGGTGGGGTGAGGACACCGACCTATGGGGCCGCATCGCTCTACGGTATTCCATAGCGTTCAGCTGGGAGGGCGGGGGTATATATCACATCGATGCCGCGAACCGAGCTTGCAACAAGATCAAGCCGGTGCCTATGAACGCATTCGTCGTCCACGCACAGAAGGTGCTTCAGGCGGGTGAGGTCCCTGAGGGGCTGCATGATGATCTGCTGGAATACATTGCTGTCAAGCAGATCGAGACCGCGGATAGGAATACGGAGGCCGGAAGACCGGACCTCGCGCGGGAGATCCTGAGGAATGTGGACACCAAGCATCTGGGGCGTCGAAGGCGGTTATCGATGCTAAAGACATACATTCCTCATCGGATCCTCATTGCCACGAGGAACTGGAACCAGGCTAAGGAGTAGGAGGATGGCACGATCGTCCAACCAATGTATGAGGTGTGTCTTCCCTCCTCTTGGGTTCAATGAATTTAAAATGATCGAACAAGACATTACCTCTACGAGGGGGGCGGGTCCGAGATATTTCTGGATGATCGCCAAAAGAACTTGTATGCTGCCGTACTCGCGATGCATACGGCCAAGCTGATAACTGCTAGGCTAAGAAATGATATCTGAGGTATATAGTAGAAGAATGGATCGTCTAAGTGCACCGCATCGCTATTGATGACGATTCGTGCTATAACGTAAGCGAATAGCAGTGCTGAATGGAAGGAGGCGGAGAGCAGCAGCCCTCTAAGGAACCAATGAACCATGCTTTGTCTATTTTGAGCTCAGGGTAGATGAATTTTCATAGTGATGCGTCATAATATGCAACCAATGAGGGCAAAACGATCGGTTACAAGGAATAGTTCATATTTTTTCATTTCCCGGCTGGCCGCAGCCAGTAGGTGACGTAAATCGCCATGGAGATAAAGCTCATGGAAAAAGAGATAACTCCTACGTTGACGAGATTCATAAAAGGGGCCCAGGTGACCAGCGGACCGAAAAGATCGCAGTCACAACCTCGAGAGATGATGGTTATCACCACGGCTAGCCACATCAACAGGCTGAATATCCAGATTCCCAGTGTCAGTATTCGAAGAGCGCTCGAGGCCATTGCTGATGAGTCTCTAGACTCCAAACAACATTAGACTTTCTATCACCACCGGAAGGGAGGATCACGCCCATCGCCTTTCCTGTGGGAAAGGTCATGCTCATGCGCAGCGACGTCCTGGAATCTGTTG
The nucleotide sequence above comes from Methanomassiliicoccus sp.. Encoded proteins:
- a CDS encoding glycosyltransferase family 2 protein, which produces MKDVPAVSVVIPLFNKGPYIGRALRSVFKQTFQDLEVIVVDDGSSDDGGNVVTNFNDPRITLIRQVNRGVSAARNKGIAAARAELIAFLDADDEWFPDHLETLIRLRNKFPRSGAYATAVLLKTEGSEYKMAPFAEIPKAPWEGILPNYFRAAAMGNPPVSSTTVAIPRAVLTDMKGFSEEAWWGEDTDLWGRIALRYSIAFSWEGGGIYHIDAANRACNKIKPVPMNAFVVHAQKVLQAGEVPEGLHDDLLEYIAVKQIETADRNTEAGRPDLAREILRNVDTKHLGRRRRLSMLKTYIPHRILIATRNWNQAKE
- a CDS encoding DUF354 domain-containing protein, producing MFKPRFQTESLHPVEHRYEERENSEVIEIKEPEAIGSIAKHDGQTLWIDIINPSDVHFFRPILSRLKGYEHLVTLRNRAETIGLAHLEGITGQTVGSDGHHTLGKWLFMGIRTMNLIGRRLDFDVNLSFENGMSVLVSGLKKKKSINFCDNDLKFYQKRSFIQDMESKYKGMATFTVVPQACYNNFARAFPRSAVIGYDGFKEDIYLSDYIPDSRILRRIPYDEYVVVRPESLGSYYVNGRTSIVPDLIRMLKKIGQNVVYLPRDKGDVLYAQGLEVFIPPTPFFGLDLCYFANAVLTGSGTLAREAACMGRPSVSFFPGKRLLSVDQQLVDEGQIFHSRSLPEISHFIDEHAHKPAWDFEFARSRRVRRDVMNILTNLIES
- a CDS encoding polysaccharide biosynthesis protein, with product MSDAPVDIKFAQRFPRNLLTNVVYFTLSIVVGLLLVPFFIGTLGTAAYGLIPLATSITSYITIVIDSLNLSISRYLTVDLQRGDMGKASETFSTALIGILAFVLVLTPFLLVAAWYAPSFFNIGDQAAGEVFLLFAMVFGSMLVTAWGASFTVVLFAHNRLDLRNYVYTVNLAVQLVTVVLFFLSLGPSLALVGLSYLLASIVSVGVAAFLASRVCPGLRLSRKLFVRSRMHEISIMSSWVLFNGIGLLLNTQVALFIVNKIFGEVSGSEYALAVVWGSLLVSIAGLLTNLFTPMTYSYYARQDHGGLVSFTTMAVKISGLLMALPVALVCVFSSLLLTLWVGPEFAHLAPLVWILVAPVILQIMVSCISPITVAYDRVKGLVFLTLPLGIANILLAVLFSYTLGIGMYGVALAGLVTLIIRYGLVNPVFIASVVHVPLLTYVRKMFFGVGAVALLSLAGIVVTSLIGVTTLPMLLIVAGVISGAYLLMMLKLGLSPKERELIQLSLPGMLQKVIPAWLFH
- a CDS encoding glycoside hydrolase family 32 protein codes for the protein MKLRLRLKGTYYPRRAGPSILPNAETPLSIPTYEGSNQVVHPSVIDFSLEHGIPQWHGYRYWMVLTPFPYSNDSFENPSLFVSNDGIVWTVPPNVKNPLATAPGGMRAGFNSDPDMVYDPDADEVRIYYRFTSKEQMTLRMIRISDVTSAPVDVIKYSPWKEVDNNFRSPCIWRESTDRWHMWGGGRERAPYGIFYRFSRDGISWERPQQCVDDLGGDPFVRSGFTNWHMSCKPDRSEGRAVFLSCAYPLESIGLGVILHAECKNEYPTTLTTPINRPVLLPTESGWDNETLYRCSFTLGPGNDHYNIWYSARSKNGVWKLGRTSGYVRMG
- a CDS encoding polysaccharide pyruvyl transferase family protein, translating into MLIEALSKKKPLLFRNFLNVYDRPVYMVVGSLLHTPRVKNAQVWGTGLISDAEVVVAKPRKIFAVRGPRTREMLLKQDISCPKVFGDPALLFPSIYCPDVMKEYRLGIIPHYMDTSSPLLSGYRNVEGVKIIDVASDVHEFVRDVCSCRAIASSSLHGCIAADAYHIPSLWIKITGNIRGKDFKFHDYYESIGHENATPFSLASAEDADELVDECQIKEINLDLAELRNACPFLAE